AAAAAAATTGTTTATTTCTTCTTAGCTGGTCTTAATGCTTTTGAAGAACACTTTCTGCAAGATGATTCTCCTTTTAGAACTCTAAGATTAGTTGTTCTTATTTTGGTTTTGCATCTTTTGCATACGAATATGTTGTTTAAAAGTCTTGCTGCTGCTTCTGGAAATTTACCCATTATTTTTCACCGTGTTTAGTTTGATTTTATTTGTTTCATTACTTTTTCG
The nucleotide sequence above comes from Candidatus Woesearchaeota archaeon. Encoded proteins:
- the rpl40e gene encoding 50S ribosomal protein L40e (contains a zinc-finger motif), which encodes MGKFPEAAARLLNNIFVCKRCKTKIRTTNLRVLKGESSCRKCSSKALRPAKKK